Proteins from a genomic interval of Neodiprion lecontei isolate iyNeoLeco1 chromosome 2, iyNeoLeco1.1, whole genome shotgun sequence:
- the LOC107225601 gene encoding uncharacterized protein LOC107225601, with the protein MARCNTLSDRRAIFFTLFEDRIRREFQTQSADTMSTIVTAVSHILLPIPERPSILLCLASSDAKETGARIVRGIASAVMSAFQKPSYNVDKVTLNCSEYASTAEFWKFYEDTSERMRRDKVVVLKDFEKINAQVATALCHLADDTYAPFPQSIIIACLDIGNRFDSSNLKRQAPVTLAETFLEEKWEYFLDRVALTELLGRLTGRAVLIEREIPLRRRPGSLPSITGYLGPPPKLRRRRQIARSEMHI; encoded by the exons ATGGCTAGATGCAACACTTTGAGCGACAGACGAgccatttttttcactctcttcgAGGACCGCATcag ACGTGAATTTCAAACTCAATCCGCGGATACAATGTCGACGATCGTCACTGCCGTTTCCCACATTTTGCTACCAATCCCAGAGAGGCCCTCGATTCTTCTCTGTCTCGCGTCTTCCGACGCGAAGGAAACTGGGGCCAGAATCGTGAGGGGAATTGCTTCGGCAGTGATGTCGGCTTTCCAGAAGCCGAGTTACAACGTCGACAAAGTGACGCTTAATTGTTCaga ATATGCAAGCACCGccgaattttggaaattttatgaGGATACAAGCGAGCGTATGAGGCGAGATAAGGTCGTCGTGCTTAaggatttcgaaaaaataaatgctCAAGTAGCAACCGCCCTTTGCCACCTGGCAGATGATACTTACGCTCCTTTTCCACAG TCCATCATAATCGCCTGTTTGGATATCGGGAATCGATTCGATTCCAGCAACTTGAAACGACAGGCGCCTGTTACCCTGGCTGAAACTTTCCTAGAAGAAAA GTGGGAGTATTTCCTCGATCGGGTAGCTTTGACGGAGCTTCTTGGACGTTTGACTGGCAGGGCCGTTTTAATCGAGCGAGAAATACCGCTACGTAGGCGGCCGGGTTCTTTGCCTTCGATCACGGG GTATTTGGGACCACCACCGAAGCTGCGAAGGCGTCGACAAATCGCGAGAAGTGAAATGCATATCTGA
- the LOC107225607 gene encoding E3 ubiquitin-protein ligase MARCHF3 isoform X1, producing MEVCGSKTDCSDVFEETTSVVFSSPLSCGSYKRTMSSDKQNTTSTYCRICHEGDDSLEELVDPCKCSGSVGLVHATCLEKWLSTSNTDRCEICKYVFTIEKKKKPISESACQWWRSKSINGPRGIGGDAVCFAVLTPLCFIATYLCAIGASAYSRLGYWEGTGLAILCSLLVMTYCLWLAITIRYHYKIWRRWRRQNQDVVLLVKHKINSPDRNNTAQSALGQKSPRHRQDRNNNRGMPERPMPRFIFNVPFNHNDDPMFTLHQQTSLV from the exons ATGGAGGTCTGTGGCAGTAAAACCGACTGCAGTGACGTATTCGAAGAGACGACGTCCGTTGTCTTCTCATCGCCGTTGTCGTGTGGTTCTTACAAGCGAACGATGTCGTCCGATAAGCAAAATACAACTTCGACGTATTGTAGAATATGTCACGAAG GAGATGACAGCTTAGAGGAGTTGGTGGATCCTTGCAAGTGTAGCGGTTCTGTCGGACTGGTTCACGCTACCTGTTTAGAGAAATGGTTGTCAACGTCTAACACCGATCGTTGTGAAATCTGTAAATACGTAttcacaattgaaaaaaagaagaaaccaaTTTCCGAG TCAGCCTGCCAATGGTGGCGAAGCAAAAGTATCAATGGGCCGCGAGGGATCGGCGGAGATGCAGTTTGTTTTGCTGTACTGACACCCTTGTGTTTTATCGCCACATATTTATGCGCGATCGGTGCATCCGCATATTCTCGTCTTGGATACTGGGAAGGAACTGGTTTAGCGATTTTGTGCTCGTTACTCGTCATGACTTACTGCCTTTGGCTGGCCATCACTATCAG GTACCATTACAAAATATGGCGACGTTGGCGAAGGCAGAATCAAGACGTGGTACTTTTGGTGAAGCATAAAATCAATTCGCCGGACCGCAACAATACCGCACAATCCGCACTTGGGCAGAAATCACCACGTCACAGACAGGATAGAAATAACAATAGAGGAATGCCGGAAAGACCGATGCCTAGATTCATTTTCAACGTTCCATTCAATCACAATGATGATCCTATGTTTACCCTGCATCAACAAACGAGCTTAGTTTGA
- the LOC107225609 gene encoding transcription initiation factor IIB — protein MASSSRNDTNKVCCYAHPDAPLIEDYRAGDQICSECGLVVGDRVIDVGSEWRTFSNEKAGVDPSRVGGPENPLLNGSDLSTMIGPGTGAASFDAFGASKYQNRRTMSSSDRTLINAFREINGMADRINLPKTIVDRANNLFKQVHDGKNLKGRSNDAIASACLYIACRQEGVPRTFKEICAVSKISKKEIGRCFKLILKALETSVDLITTGDFMSRFCSNLGLPNMVQRAATHIARKAVEIDIVPGRSPISVAAAAIYMASQASEDKKSQKEIGDIAGVADVTIRQSYKLMYQHAAKLFPEDFKFATPIDQLPQM, from the exons ATGGCGAGTTCGTCAag AAATGACACAAACAAGGTATGCTGCTATGCTCATCCAGATGCCCCGCTCATTGAGGATTATCGTGCAGGGGACCAGATTTGTTCCGAATGTGGGCTGGTTGTGGGAGACAG AGTCATAGATGTTGGTTCCGAGTGGCGGACATTCAGCAACGAAAAAGCTGGGGTTGATCCCTCTCGAGTTGGTGGACCTGAAAATCCACTTCTCAATGGCTCAGACTTGTCTACAATGATTGGTCCAGGAACTGGAGCTGCTTCGTTCGATGCTTTTGGGGCTTCAAAGTACCAGAATCGTCGCACG ATGAGCAGCTCCGACAGGACTCTGATAAATGCTTTTCGTGAAATAAACGGCATGGCGGACCGCATCAATCTTCCTAAAACCATTGTCGACAGGGCAAATAACCTTTTCAAACAGGTGCATGATGGGAAAAATCTGAAAGGCAGATCAAATGACGCAATCGCATCAGCCTGTCTCTACATTGCATGTCGACAAGAGGGGGTGCCGAGAACGTTTAAGGAGATTTGTGCCGTGAGCAAGATCAGCAAGAAAGAAATCGGCAGGTGTTTCAAACTGATTCTTAAGGCGCTTGAAACGAGTGTCGATCTCATAACAACTGGCGACTTCATGTCAAGATTTTGCTCTAACTTGGGACTACCCAACATGGTGCAGAGAGCCGCTACTCACATAGCTAGAAAAGCAgttgaaattgatattgtgCCTGGAAGATCTCCTATATCCGTGGCTGCTGCAGCTATTTACATGGCATCACag GCATCCGAAGACAAAAAATCGCAGAAAGAGATTGGCGACATTGCCGGTGTTGCTGATGTCACGATCAGGCAATCTTATAAGCTGATGTACCAACATGCAGCTAAGCTTTTCCCTGAGGACTTTAAATTTGCAACACCCATCGATCAACTGCCTCAAATGTAA
- the LOC107225607 gene encoding E3 ubiquitin-protein ligase MARCHF3 isoform X2: protein MEVCGSKTDCSDVFEETTSVVFSSPLSCGSYKRTMSSDKQNTTSTYCRICHEDDSLEELVDPCKCSGSVGLVHATCLEKWLSTSNTDRCEICKYVFTIEKKKKPISESACQWWRSKSINGPRGIGGDAVCFAVLTPLCFIATYLCAIGASAYSRLGYWEGTGLAILCSLLVMTYCLWLAITIRYHYKIWRRWRRQNQDVVLLVKHKINSPDRNNTAQSALGQKSPRHRQDRNNNRGMPERPMPRFIFNVPFNHNDDPMFTLHQQTSLV, encoded by the exons ATGGAGGTCTGTGGCAGTAAAACCGACTGCAGTGACGTATTCGAAGAGACGACGTCCGTTGTCTTCTCATCGCCGTTGTCGTGTGGTTCTTACAAGCGAACGATGTCGTCCGATAAGCAAAATACAACTTCGACGTATTGTAGAATATGTCACGAAG ATGACAGCTTAGAGGAGTTGGTGGATCCTTGCAAGTGTAGCGGTTCTGTCGGACTGGTTCACGCTACCTGTTTAGAGAAATGGTTGTCAACGTCTAACACCGATCGTTGTGAAATCTGTAAATACGTAttcacaattgaaaaaaagaagaaaccaaTTTCCGAG TCAGCCTGCCAATGGTGGCGAAGCAAAAGTATCAATGGGCCGCGAGGGATCGGCGGAGATGCAGTTTGTTTTGCTGTACTGACACCCTTGTGTTTTATCGCCACATATTTATGCGCGATCGGTGCATCCGCATATTCTCGTCTTGGATACTGGGAAGGAACTGGTTTAGCGATTTTGTGCTCGTTACTCGTCATGACTTACTGCCTTTGGCTGGCCATCACTATCAG GTACCATTACAAAATATGGCGACGTTGGCGAAGGCAGAATCAAGACGTGGTACTTTTGGTGAAGCATAAAATCAATTCGCCGGACCGCAACAATACCGCACAATCCGCACTTGGGCAGAAATCACCACGTCACAGACAGGATAGAAATAACAATAGAGGAATGCCGGAAAGACCGATGCCTAGATTCATTTTCAACGTTCCATTCAATCACAATGATGATCCTATGTTTACCCTGCATCAACAAACGAGCTTAGTTTGA
- the LOC107225610 gene encoding general transcription factor 3C polypeptide 5 isoform X1 produces MSINGDDSDEERFEDDSDCNINASDYGEEGDSDDSIERSRARAAGRSQEYDGDEDDPNMKKYVGPVLPGGHRFDRKFICIKYPGNVINPEKAIETLGGLASISTAVDTHNRRLELRFRPDDGYRKPACGDRHLTTGFLLRIRVKKKQANDTQETKEPLQTNSRVMEVVNLGTTSQFVNTENVFSEVLSKTFKTVVEKESELSRTEVEVKDLLKDLTNKVTTDCNVTVSCESKEMKKVDIREAKPDCSDQAECNESNDQFKSKKNCSLPFDKHKYKDLSRDDNYELPKLKVLGQVDTEFRFKNLCDFQFLPLTPSAVDRGENECIYDSIFPVGLPPYSWLKTKVPYFLPPAAFSRMDNVQLYVPKTGKDALSGSAIGKTRKRRGGFSNFVNFHTRDIPSEPPKGIENAMRVKFLQNYHLERVKKFFEQRPIWSKNALMYETKFTGEHLKVMLPSVAYYFISGPWRIMWVRLGYDPRKDPAARIYQTLDYRLKAMHGLESTVKCKRSYSNYILPYKLAPASKSKTTILSATIPEENRKKKEKHLRKNVYIYEEGTVPPSRQMFYQYCDVHVPEIQEMLEKLPNPSPETKCHEKMGWLPVGFDDHCREIINKQLRGVLRKRMNIPEDHPTTLPSRRGKLKFRRFKKQRAQKSHLVNSDSSSIHMKVLPDRSDEESEDSNNCSMPSTSQQDS; encoded by the exons ATGAGTATAAACGGTGATGATAGTGACGAGGAGCGTTTCGAAGATGATAGCGACTGCAATATTAACGCTAGTGATTACGGCGAGGAGGGTGACAGTGATGATTCGATTGAACGAAGCCGAGCACGTGCTGCAGGAAGG TCTCAAGAATACGACGGAGATGAGGATGACCCAAACATGAAGAAATACGTCGGACCTGTTCTTCCAGGGGGCCACAGATTCGATAGGAAATTTATATGCATCAAATATCCAGGCAATGTGATTAATCCAGAGAAAGCTATCGAGACTCTGGGTGGATTAGCGTCTATTTCAACG GCTGTCGATACTCACAATCGAAGACTCGAACTTAGGTTTAGGCCTGATGATGGTTATCGCAAACCAGCTTGCGGTGACCGGCATTTGACTACTGGGTTTTTGCTGAGAATCagagtgaagaaaaaacaggCAAATGATACTCAAGAGACTAAGGAACCTCTGCAAACAAACTCACGAGTAATGGAAGTTGTGAATTTGGGAACCACCAGTCAATTTGTGAACACCGAGAACGTTTTTTCTGAAGTTTTGAGCAAGACTTTCAAAACAGTTGTGGAAAAGGAATCTGAGCTTTCAAGGACAGAGGTAGAGGttaaagatttattaaaagaCTTGACGAATAAAGTAACAACGGAttgtaacgttactgtaagcTGCGAAAGTAAAGAGATGAAGAAAGTCGATATCAGAGAAGCAAAACCGGATTGTTCTGATCAGGCTGAATGCAACGAAAGTAACGATCAGTTCAAGTCCaagaaaaactgttctctGCCGTTTGATAAGCATAAATACAAAGATTTATCCAGAGATGATAACTACGAGCTGCCAAAATTGAAAGTTTTGGGTCAAGTTGATACCGAATTTAGATTCAAGA ATCTCTGCGATTTTCAGTTCCTACCATTAACACCAAGCGCAGTAGATCGTGGCGAGAATGAATGCATATACGATTCCATATTCCCAGTTGGTCTGCCACCATACAGTTGGCTGAAAACTAAGGTCCCGTACTTTTTGCCACCTGCTGCTTTTAGCCGAATGGACAATGTCCAGTTGTATGTACCAAAAACGGGAAAAGATGCATTGTCAGGAAGCGCGATAGGTAAAACGCGAAAGAGGCGAGGAGGGTTCTCTAATTTCGTAAACTTCCATACACGAGATATTCCATCAGAGCCGCCGAAAGGTATAGAAAACGCtatgagagtgaaatttcttcaaaactaTCACTTGGAaagggtgaaaaagttttttgaacAAAGACCGATATGGTCAAAGAACGCTCTAATGTACGAGACAAAATTCACGGGAGAACATTTGAAAGTTATGCTGCCTTCTGTAGCTTATTACTTTATCTCAGGTCCTTGGCGAATTATGTGGGTCAGACTTGGATACGATCCTAGAAAAGATCCAGCCGCAAGAATATATCAGACGTTGGATTACAGGCTTAAAGCGATGC ACGGATTGGAGTCGACGGTCAAGTGTAAACGTAGTTATTCAAACTACATCTTACCTTACAAACTTGCACCGGCTTCCAAGTCAAAGACAACTATTCTCTCTGCAACTATACCGGAAgagaatagaaagaaaaaagaaaagcatcTCCGCAAGAACGTTTATATCTATGAAGAGGGAACTGTACCTCCTTCCAGACAAATGTTTTATCAG tACTGCGATGTTCATGTCCCAGAAATCCAGGAGATGTTGGAAAAATTGCCTAATCCTTCACCAGAAACAAAGTGTCACGAAAAAATGGGGTGGCTACCAGTAGGATTCGATGATCATTGTAGAGAAATCATAAATAAACAACTCAGAGGTGTGctgagaaaaagaatgaatatTCCAGAAGATC accCGACAACGTTGCCCAGCAGGCGTGGGAAGCTAAAATTCAGACGATTTAAAAAGCAACGAGCGCAAAAAAGCCACCTAGTTAATTCCGATTCCTCCTCGATTCATATGAAAGTGCTTCCCGACAGATCTGACGAGGAGTCAGAAGATAGTAATAACTGCAGTATGCCAAGCACGAGTCAGCAGGATTCATAA
- the LOC107225603 gene encoding adenylate kinase isoenzyme 5: MGICLDTEQQNGSQVFEDGNRRRTGRWQGEAGLLSTPPDGNFPMQNVGQVKFESPKVPVIFVLGGPGSGKVTHCDNLMHEKKGITHINMTDLLQQYAMGNDMLDFGLLSSKTVTEVLMLEMKMAPNAKTFLVSGYPRNMRDVVEYSEKIQIVNGVVLVSWRQEILERQIDYGAQLGHVILGLARMELHNFYRNVMPVAEYFDQSGMLIAVNGERNPSEVYVDFREAILKILGMSDGIKGTGNPPGSVEAEVKVERGITPTSPLAKQTVVTDLTPSPPKTLMPPELQPSKTANKPRKGLPFFIWVIGGPGSNKATLSSQAIQDEVGWVHISIGGLLRGLASSNPIVREAILAGEMVPRDIVMQLVEKQVLLHRDTDGIVIDGFPRDSDQVEEFENKFGQEPSLLLLDCSKLQLGRGRLDDSVSAFRRRLEIFRELSLPMLKKLDSENRLTIVDGDTDTKNVQDEFTAALKNLVSNSSRQKNNEDSNSVTTGDIPERIVNFIPNGFAKSVNQMTNNVQTLGKTQLSNGTKNAIDKGMNGVSKVRDKTMNGMVNGINSISKQVQNHVEQGIKVSENGVGKIANGIANNAKHLAVNGGTSIHNGVANGFGNLVNGHLPTNKVAPVRNMLSQNNLPNPVRNMYNEVDAYQQDLHI; the protein is encoded by the exons ATGGGCATCTGCCTGGACACTG agcAACAAAATGGATCGCAGGTTTTCGAAGACGGTAATAGGCGGCGAACAGGAAGATGGCAAGGTGAGGCAGGACTTCTATCAACACCTCCAGACGGGAATTTTCCCATGCAAAATGTTGGGCAGGTCAAATTTGAATCACCAAAAGTCCCTGTCATTTTCGTTCTCG GGGGTCCGGGAAGTGGCAAGGTGACCCACTGCGACAATCTGATGCACGAGAAAAAGGGGATTACTCATATCAACATGACGGATCTTTTGCAGCAGTACGCGATGGGGAATG ACATGCTCGACTTTGGACTCCTCAGCAGCAAAACGGTGACTGAAGTTCTGATgctcgaaatgaaaatggcACCAAACGCGAAAACATTCCTGGTCAGCGGATATCCGAGGAACATGAGAGACGTGGTCGAGTATTCTGAGAAG ATACAAATCGTTAACGGAGTAGTTCTCGTTTCGTGGAGACAGGAGATTTTGGAGAGGCAAATCGATTACGGTGCTCAATTGGGACACGTTATTCTCGGTCTGGCCAGAATGGAGCTTCACAATTTTTACCGAAACGTTATGCCGGTTGCTGAGTATTTCGATCAGAGCGGGATGCTGATTGCG GTGAACGGCGAAAGAAATCCCAGCGAGGTGTACGTTGATTTTCGGGAGGCAATCCTGAAAATCCTGGGTATGTCTGACGGAATTAAGGGTACCGGAAATCCTCCAGGATCCGTTGAAGCCGAG GTAAAGGTCGAGAGAGGAATAACTCCCACATCCCCCCTCGCGAAACAGACAGTAGTTACCGATCTCACTCCATCGCCACCGAAGACACTGATGCCACCTGAACTTCAACCCTCGAAAACAGCAAACAAGCCCAGGAAGGGCCTACCATTCTTCATCTGGGTCATAG GTGGTCCTGGGAGCAACAAAGCGACCCTCAGCTCGCAGGCGATACAGGACGAGGTCGGATGGGTCCACATCAGCATCGGAGGCCTTTTGCGAGGATTGGCGAGCTCGAATCCGATAGTTCGGGAGGCCATCCTTGCCGGGGAGATGGTGCCGAGAGATATAGTCATGCAATTGGTCGAGAAACAGGTCCTGCTCCATAGGGACACGGACGGAATTGTTATAGACGGATTTCCGAGGGATTCTGACCAAGTAGAAGAATTCGAGAACAAG TTTGGTCAAGAACCGTCGTTGTTGCTTCTCGATTGCTCTAAGCTCCAATTGGGCAGAGGTAGACTGGACGACAGCGTCTCGGCATTTAGAAGGAGACTGGAAATATTCAGAGAACTCTCATTGCCCATGTTGAAGAAACTGGACAGTGAAAATCGACTGACAATC GTGGACGGAGACACCGACACCAAGAACGTTCAAGACGAATTTACCGCTGCGCTTAAGAACCTCGTTTCCAATTCATCGCGGCAAAAGAACAACGAGGATTCAAATTCGGTTACAACAGGCGACATTCCCGAGAGAATAGTTAATTTCATACCAAACGGTTTTGCCAAGTCGGTAAATCAGATGACGAATAATGTCCAGACATTGGGGAAAACCCAATTATCAAACGGGACAAAGAATGCGATTGACAAAGGAATGAACGGGGTCAGCAAGGTCAGAGATAAGACGATGAACGGAATGGTGAATGGGATAAACTCGATATCGAAACAGGTACAGAATCACGTTGAGCAGGGTATTAAGGTGAGTGAAAACGGCGTTGGGAAAATAGCAAACGGCATTGCGAATAACGCGAAACATTTAGCCGTTAACGGGGGCACCTCGATACATAATGGCGTTGCCAATGGATTTGGAAATCTCGTTAACGGCCACTTACCAACGAACAAAGTTGCTCCAGTAAGGAATATGTTGTCTCAGAATAATTTACCAAACCCAGTTAGAAATATGTACAATGAAGTCGACGCTTACCAGCAGGATCTTCATATTTGA
- the LOC107225610 gene encoding general transcription factor 3C polypeptide 5 isoform X2, whose protein sequence is MSINGDDSDEERFEDDSDCNINASDYGEEGDSDDSIERSRARAAGRSQEYDGDEDDPNMKKYVGPVLPGGHRFDRKFICIKYPGNVINPEKAIETLGGLASISTAVDTHNRRLELRFRPDDGYRKPACGDRHLTTGFLLRIRVKKKQANDTQETKEPLQTNSRVMEVVNLGTTSQFVNTENVFSEVLSKTFKTVVEKESELSRTEVEVKDLLKDLTNKVTTDCNVTVSCESKEMKKVDIREAKPDCSDQAECNESNDQFKSKKNCSLPFDKHKYKDLSRDDNYELPKLKVLGQVDTEFRFKNLCDFQFLPLTPSAVDRGENECIYDSIFPVGLPPYSWLKTKVPYFLPPAAFSRMDNVQLYVPKTGKDALSGSAIGKTRKRRGGFSNFVNFHTRDIPSEPPKGPWRIMWVRLGYDPRKDPAARIYQTLDYRLKAMHGLESTVKCKRSYSNYILPYKLAPASKSKTTILSATIPEENRKKKEKHLRKNVYIYEEGTVPPSRQMFYQYCDVHVPEIQEMLEKLPNPSPETKCHEKMGWLPVGFDDHCREIINKQLRGVLRKRMNIPEDHPTTLPSRRGKLKFRRFKKQRAQKSHLVNSDSSSIHMKVLPDRSDEESEDSNNCSMPSTSQQDS, encoded by the exons ATGAGTATAAACGGTGATGATAGTGACGAGGAGCGTTTCGAAGATGATAGCGACTGCAATATTAACGCTAGTGATTACGGCGAGGAGGGTGACAGTGATGATTCGATTGAACGAAGCCGAGCACGTGCTGCAGGAAGG TCTCAAGAATACGACGGAGATGAGGATGACCCAAACATGAAGAAATACGTCGGACCTGTTCTTCCAGGGGGCCACAGATTCGATAGGAAATTTATATGCATCAAATATCCAGGCAATGTGATTAATCCAGAGAAAGCTATCGAGACTCTGGGTGGATTAGCGTCTATTTCAACG GCTGTCGATACTCACAATCGAAGACTCGAACTTAGGTTTAGGCCTGATGATGGTTATCGCAAACCAGCTTGCGGTGACCGGCATTTGACTACTGGGTTTTTGCTGAGAATCagagtgaagaaaaaacaggCAAATGATACTCAAGAGACTAAGGAACCTCTGCAAACAAACTCACGAGTAATGGAAGTTGTGAATTTGGGAACCACCAGTCAATTTGTGAACACCGAGAACGTTTTTTCTGAAGTTTTGAGCAAGACTTTCAAAACAGTTGTGGAAAAGGAATCTGAGCTTTCAAGGACAGAGGTAGAGGttaaagatttattaaaagaCTTGACGAATAAAGTAACAACGGAttgtaacgttactgtaagcTGCGAAAGTAAAGAGATGAAGAAAGTCGATATCAGAGAAGCAAAACCGGATTGTTCTGATCAGGCTGAATGCAACGAAAGTAACGATCAGTTCAAGTCCaagaaaaactgttctctGCCGTTTGATAAGCATAAATACAAAGATTTATCCAGAGATGATAACTACGAGCTGCCAAAATTGAAAGTTTTGGGTCAAGTTGATACCGAATTTAGATTCAAGA ATCTCTGCGATTTTCAGTTCCTACCATTAACACCAAGCGCAGTAGATCGTGGCGAGAATGAATGCATATACGATTCCATATTCCCAGTTGGTCTGCCACCATACAGTTGGCTGAAAACTAAGGTCCCGTACTTTTTGCCACCTGCTGCTTTTAGCCGAATGGACAATGTCCAGTTGTATGTACCAAAAACGGGAAAAGATGCATTGTCAGGAAGCGCGATAGGTAAAACGCGAAAGAGGCGAGGAGGGTTCTCTAATTTCGTAAACTTCCATACACGAGATATTCCATCAGAGCCGCCGAAAG GTCCTTGGCGAATTATGTGGGTCAGACTTGGATACGATCCTAGAAAAGATCCAGCCGCAAGAATATATCAGACGTTGGATTACAGGCTTAAAGCGATGC ACGGATTGGAGTCGACGGTCAAGTGTAAACGTAGTTATTCAAACTACATCTTACCTTACAAACTTGCACCGGCTTCCAAGTCAAAGACAACTATTCTCTCTGCAACTATACCGGAAgagaatagaaagaaaaaagaaaagcatcTCCGCAAGAACGTTTATATCTATGAAGAGGGAACTGTACCTCCTTCCAGACAAATGTTTTATCAG tACTGCGATGTTCATGTCCCAGAAATCCAGGAGATGTTGGAAAAATTGCCTAATCCTTCACCAGAAACAAAGTGTCACGAAAAAATGGGGTGGCTACCAGTAGGATTCGATGATCATTGTAGAGAAATCATAAATAAACAACTCAGAGGTGTGctgagaaaaagaatgaatatTCCAGAAGATC accCGACAACGTTGCCCAGCAGGCGTGGGAAGCTAAAATTCAGACGATTTAAAAAGCAACGAGCGCAAAAAAGCCACCTAGTTAATTCCGATTCCTCCTCGATTCATATGAAAGTGCTTCCCGACAGATCTGACGAGGAGTCAGAAGATAGTAATAACTGCAGTATGCCAAGCACGAGTCAGCAGGATTCATAA
- the LOC107225606 gene encoding uricase translates to MSRFGSLADQSLGLMNCRRSGPPRLASSRLSDEVSSSGPITEVQPNLSATRDAGREKYQLGSYGYGKNHVKLLYVHRDGSHHEIREYEVDTHLRLSTQKDYLEGDNEDIIATDSQKNTVYLLAKKHGVQTPEEFGILVCAHFLYTYRHVAEVNVNVEEYPWQRHHVDGEPHNHAFVFTPTATRYCQVTQLRNESPRIRGGLKNLRVLKTTQSSFTDFIQDEYRTLPDMNDRIFSTEVTASWDFSTASGVDFDRVWRTVKNCILSNFAGPPESGIYSPSVQNTLYLTEKCILDQVDQIYSIEMRMPNKHYFTLDLSKFSKLVQGENQEVYLPVDKPSGIIYAQLDRKAVVSKL, encoded by the exons ATGAGCAGATTCGGATCACTGGCGGATCAGTCCCTGGGACTGATGAATTGCCGAAGATCAGGCCCGCCACGTCTGGCGTCTTCGCGACTATCCGACGAGGTTTCATCGTCGGGACCGATTACGGAAGTGCAGCCGAACCTGAGCGCGACCCGCGATGCGGGTCGGGAAAAGTACCAGCTCGGATCTTACGGGTACGGTAAAAACCACGTGAAGCTCCTCTACGTGCACCGTGATGGCTCACATCACGAAATCCGCGAGTACGAGGTCGACACGCACCTCAGGCTCTCGACCCAGAAGGACTACCTCGAGGGTGATAACGAGGACATCATAGCCACGGACAGCCAGAAAAACACCGTATATCTCCTGGCGAAAAAACACGGCGTTCAGACGCCCGAGGAATTCGGAATACTAGTCTGCGCCCACTTCCTCTACACCTATCGTCACGTCGCCGAGGTCAACGTCAACGTCGAGGAGTATCCGTGGCAGCGTCACCACGTCGACGGCGAGCCCCATAACCACGCCTTCGTCTTCACCCCGACAGCCACGAGGTACTGCCAAGTGACCCAGCTCCGCAACG AATCGCCGAGGATTCGTGGAGGGCTAAAAAATCTGCGCGTATTAAAAACAACCCAGAGCTCGTTCACGGATTTCATTCAAGACGAGTACCGAACCTTACCTGATATGAATGACCGCATATTCAGCACCGAGGTAACCGCATCTTGGGATTTCTCAACGGCATCCGGGGTGGATTTTGACAGGGTGTGGAGGACAGTCAAGAACTGCATTCTCAGCAATTTTGCCGGACCCCCGGAATCCGGAATCTATTCACCGAGTGTGCAGAACACTCTGTACCTTACGGAAAAATGCATCTTGGACCAAGTTGACCAG ATCTACAGCATCGAAATGAGGATGCCGAACAAGCATTACTTCACCCTCGACTTGAGCAAGTTCTCGAAGCTGGTCCAGGGCGAGAATCAAGAGGTTTACTTGCCGGTAGACAAGCCTTCCGGCATAATTTATGCGCAACTTGACAGGAAAGCGGTAGTCTCGAAATTATAA